The proteins below are encoded in one region of Pleuronectes platessa chromosome 14, fPlePla1.1, whole genome shotgun sequence:
- the tmtc4 gene encoding protein O-mannosyl-transferase TMTC4 isoform X1: protein MGLSEVYWDHHIPLPKLAPATAKVTVALLALLCFSNSYDGEFVFDDSEAIVNNKDLKPTTPLNNIWSNDFWGSNLSSNSSHKSYRPLTVLTFRLNYLLAGGLHPVGFHVLNIVLHAAISALMIDVFAILIGGLAYDEKDRLINNAPKTSLLAALFFAAHPVHTESVAGIVGRADLLCALFFQLSFLTYCKAFNRGSDRDDRFSVRWVVASLLLCAAAMLCKEQGITVLGVNAAFDVLLICNVNVYELSQRLLLRKNPLDVSGTLRTGLLTRLALMGLGGLLMLYARWRIMGTGPPAFTEVDNPASFAENIFLRIVNYNYYYSLNAWLLLCPWWLCFDWSMGCVPLIKAATDWRMVWLLLLWCVLIGLISQALCSQDSQRRRTLTLGLVLLVVPFLPACNIFFRVGFVVAERVLYLSSAGYCLLLAYSVGHCCWRWSKYRKLLCVSVLVLLSVYVARCALRSHQWRSEQSLFTSALSVCPLNAKVHYNVGKNLADRGNATAAIGYYREAVRLHPTYVHAMNNLGNILKERNELIEAEQLLSKAVSIQSDFAAAWMNLGIVQNSLKRFEEAEHSYWNAIRFRKKYPDCYYNLGRLYADQNRHVDALNAWRNATVLKPDHSLAWNNMVILLDNTGNLAQAELIGREALKLLPNDHTIMFSLANVLGKSQKYKDSEGFFLQALRINPNAAGCHGNLAVLYHRWGKLELAKKHYELSLQLDPEAPGTRDNYNMLRRKLDQLKRSTP from the exons ATGGGATTGTCTGAAGTTTATTGGGATCACCACATACCCCTGCCAAAGCTCGCCCCAGCCACGGCCAAGGTCACCGTGGCCCTGCTGGCTCTCCTGTGCTTCAGCAACAGCTATGACGGGGAGTTTGTGTTTGACGACTCCGAAGCGATCGTCAACAACAAG GACTTGAAACCAACGACACCCTTGAACAACATCTGGAGCAATGACTTCTGGGGAAGTAACCTGAGCAGCAACTCGAGTCACAAATCCTACCGACCTCTCACTGTCCTGACTTTTAG GCTGAACTACCTCTTGGCGGGAGGCCTGCACCCTGTTGGCTTCCACGTCCTCAACATTGTCCTCCACGCCGCCATATCCGCCCTCATGATTGATGTGTTTGCGATATTGATTGGTGGACTGGCCTATGATGAGAAAGATCGGCTGATAAATAACGCTCCTAAGACGTCTCTGCTCGCTGCACTCTTCTTTGCTGCACATCCAGTCCACACAGAAAGT GTGGCAGGTATAGTGGGTCGAGCAGATCTCTTATGTGCTCTGTTCTTCCAGCTCTCTTTCCTCACCTACTGCAAAGCCTTCAACAGAG GGAGTGACAGAGATGACAGGTTTTCCGTCCGGTGGGTTGTGGCCAGTCTCTTGCTGTGTGCTGCAGCGATGCTCTGTAAAGAACAAGGCATCACGGTGTTG GGTGTGAATGCAGCCTTTGATGTCCTCCTGATCTGTAATGTTAATGTGTATGAACTCAGCCAGAGGCTACTCCTGAGGAAGAATCCACTCGAC GTAAGTGGCACCTTACGAACAGGGCTGCTTACCCGACTGGCTCTCATGGGTCTTGGAGGACTCTTGATGCTCTATGCACGCTGGAGGATCATGGGAACAGGACCACCAGCATTCACTGAAGTAGACAACCCCGCCTCTTTTGcagaaaatatatttctaaGA ATAGTGAACTATAATTACTACTACTCTCTGAATgcctggctgctgctgtgtcccTGGTGGCTGTGTTTTGATTGGTCCATGGGCTGTGTGCCCCTCATTAAGGCAGCCACTGATTGGAGGATGGTGTGGCTACTACTGCTCTGGTGCGTCCTGATAGGCTTGATAAGCCAAGCCTTATGCTCGCAGGACAGCCAGAGAAGGAG GACACTGACCTTGGGTCTGGTGCTGCTCGTAGTCCCTTTCCTGCCAGCCTGCAACATTTTTTTCCGGGTGGGCTTCGTCGTCGCAGAGAGAGTGCTCTACCTGTCTTCGGCCGGCTACTGCCTACTGCTGGCCTACTCCGTGGGACACTGCTGCTGGCGCTGGAGCAAATACAGG aagctgctgtgtgtgtcagtgcttgTGCTGTTGTCGGTGTACGTAGCTCGCTGCGCTCTCCGCAGTCACCAGTGGCGGTCGGAGCAAAGCCTCTTCACCAgtgccctgtctgtctgtcccctcaatgccaag GTCCATTACAATGTTGGTAAGAACTTGGCTGACAGAGGAAATGCAACTGCCGCTATTGGATATTACAGAGAGGCCGTCAG GCTTCATCCTACATACGTGCACGCCATGAACAACCTGGGGAATATCCTGAAGGAGAGGAATGAACTGATCGAGGCAGAGCAGCTTCTATCTAAAGCCGTTTCTATTCA GTCGGACTTTGCTGCTGCTTGGATGAATTTGGGAATAGTTCAGAACAGCCTAAAGAGATTTGAGGAAGCAGAGCACAGCTACTGGAACGCCATTCGCTTCCGGAAAAAATACCCAGACTGCTACTATAACCTGGGACGCTTG TATGCTGACCAGAACAGACATGTGGATGCCCTGAACGCATGGAGGAATGCAACCGTACTCAAACCTGACCACAGCCTGGCGTGGAACAACATGGTCATTCTGCTGGACAACACTG GTAACCTTGCTCAAGCAGAGTTGATCGGCCGAGAGGCTCTGAAGCTCCTCCCCAACGACCACACGATCATGTTCTCATTGGCTAACGTCCTGGggaaatcacagaaatacaag gaTTCCGAGGGCTTCTTCCTTCAAGCTCTTCGGATCAACCCAAATGCTGCTGGTTGCCATGGCAATTTAG CGGTGCTGTATCATCGCTGGGGGAAGCTGGAGCTGGCAAAGAAACACTATGAGCTGTCTCTACAGCTGGACCCCGAAGCTCCTGGGACCAGAGACAACTACAACATGCTGCGACGTAAACTGGACCAACTTAAACGCAGCACACCCTGA
- the tmtc4 gene encoding protein O-mannosyl-transferase TMTC4 isoform X2, whose translation MSKHLVTRLNKGGHLPRLVGMSREKWGSDEGVDKKERRGTIVLNYLLAGGLHPVGFHVLNIVLHAAISALMIDVFAILIGGLAYDEKDRLINNAPKTSLLAALFFAAHPVHTESVAGIVGRADLLCALFFQLSFLTYCKAFNRGSDRDDRFSVRWVVASLLLCAAAMLCKEQGITVLGVNAAFDVLLICNVNVYELSQRLLLRKNPLDVSGTLRTGLLTRLALMGLGGLLMLYARWRIMGTGPPAFTEVDNPASFAENIFLRIVNYNYYYSLNAWLLLCPWWLCFDWSMGCVPLIKAATDWRMVWLLLLWCVLIGLISQALCSQDSQRRRTLTLGLVLLVVPFLPACNIFFRVGFVVAERVLYLSSAGYCLLLAYSVGHCCWRWSKYRKLLCVSVLVLLSVYVARCALRSHQWRSEQSLFTSALSVCPLNAKVHYNVGKNLADRGNATAAIGYYREAVRLHPTYVHAMNNLGNILKERNELIEAEQLLSKAVSIQSDFAAAWMNLGIVQNSLKRFEEAEHSYWNAIRFRKKYPDCYYNLGRLYADQNRHVDALNAWRNATVLKPDHSLAWNNMVILLDNTGNLAQAELIGREALKLLPNDHTIMFSLANVLGKSQKYKDSEGFFLQALRINPNAAGCHGNLAVLYHRWGKLELAKKHYELSLQLDPEAPGTRDNYNMLRRKLDQLKRSTP comes from the exons ATGAGCAAGCACTTGGTGACCAGACTCAATaagggcggccatctgcctcgactcGTTGGgatgagcagagaaaaatggggGAGCGACGAGGGGGTTGATAAGAAAGAGAGACGAGGAACTATTGT GCTGAACTACCTCTTGGCGGGAGGCCTGCACCCTGTTGGCTTCCACGTCCTCAACATTGTCCTCCACGCCGCCATATCCGCCCTCATGATTGATGTGTTTGCGATATTGATTGGTGGACTGGCCTATGATGAGAAAGATCGGCTGATAAATAACGCTCCTAAGACGTCTCTGCTCGCTGCACTCTTCTTTGCTGCACATCCAGTCCACACAGAAAGT GTGGCAGGTATAGTGGGTCGAGCAGATCTCTTATGTGCTCTGTTCTTCCAGCTCTCTTTCCTCACCTACTGCAAAGCCTTCAACAGAG GGAGTGACAGAGATGACAGGTTTTCCGTCCGGTGGGTTGTGGCCAGTCTCTTGCTGTGTGCTGCAGCGATGCTCTGTAAAGAACAAGGCATCACGGTGTTG GGTGTGAATGCAGCCTTTGATGTCCTCCTGATCTGTAATGTTAATGTGTATGAACTCAGCCAGAGGCTACTCCTGAGGAAGAATCCACTCGAC GTAAGTGGCACCTTACGAACAGGGCTGCTTACCCGACTGGCTCTCATGGGTCTTGGAGGACTCTTGATGCTCTATGCACGCTGGAGGATCATGGGAACAGGACCACCAGCATTCACTGAAGTAGACAACCCCGCCTCTTTTGcagaaaatatatttctaaGA ATAGTGAACTATAATTACTACTACTCTCTGAATgcctggctgctgctgtgtcccTGGTGGCTGTGTTTTGATTGGTCCATGGGCTGTGTGCCCCTCATTAAGGCAGCCACTGATTGGAGGATGGTGTGGCTACTACTGCTCTGGTGCGTCCTGATAGGCTTGATAAGCCAAGCCTTATGCTCGCAGGACAGCCAGAGAAGGAG GACACTGACCTTGGGTCTGGTGCTGCTCGTAGTCCCTTTCCTGCCAGCCTGCAACATTTTTTTCCGGGTGGGCTTCGTCGTCGCAGAGAGAGTGCTCTACCTGTCTTCGGCCGGCTACTGCCTACTGCTGGCCTACTCCGTGGGACACTGCTGCTGGCGCTGGAGCAAATACAGG aagctgctgtgtgtgtcagtgcttgTGCTGTTGTCGGTGTACGTAGCTCGCTGCGCTCTCCGCAGTCACCAGTGGCGGTCGGAGCAAAGCCTCTTCACCAgtgccctgtctgtctgtcccctcaatgccaag GTCCATTACAATGTTGGTAAGAACTTGGCTGACAGAGGAAATGCAACTGCCGCTATTGGATATTACAGAGAGGCCGTCAG GCTTCATCCTACATACGTGCACGCCATGAACAACCTGGGGAATATCCTGAAGGAGAGGAATGAACTGATCGAGGCAGAGCAGCTTCTATCTAAAGCCGTTTCTATTCA GTCGGACTTTGCTGCTGCTTGGATGAATTTGGGAATAGTTCAGAACAGCCTAAAGAGATTTGAGGAAGCAGAGCACAGCTACTGGAACGCCATTCGCTTCCGGAAAAAATACCCAGACTGCTACTATAACCTGGGACGCTTG TATGCTGACCAGAACAGACATGTGGATGCCCTGAACGCATGGAGGAATGCAACCGTACTCAAACCTGACCACAGCCTGGCGTGGAACAACATGGTCATTCTGCTGGACAACACTG GTAACCTTGCTCAAGCAGAGTTGATCGGCCGAGAGGCTCTGAAGCTCCTCCCCAACGACCACACGATCATGTTCTCATTGGCTAACGTCCTGGggaaatcacagaaatacaag gaTTCCGAGGGCTTCTTCCTTCAAGCTCTTCGGATCAACCCAAATGCTGCTGGTTGCCATGGCAATTTAG CGGTGCTGTATCATCGCTGGGGGAAGCTGGAGCTGGCAAAGAAACACTATGAGCTGTCTCTACAGCTGGACCCCGAAGCTCCTGGGACCAGAGACAACTACAACATGCTGCGACGTAAACTGGACCAACTTAAACGCAGCACACCCTGA